In one window of Paracoccus saliphilus DNA:
- a CDS encoding calcium/sodium antiporter, with protein sequence MIVDLLLVLAGLLLLVLGGDLLVKGAVNLSLRLGVAPIVVGLTVVAFGTSAPELLVSLSAALRGSTDIALGNAVGSNIANVLIILGASAVVSGIVTKGHDLRESWIMMIAASALVIALAFTGEIGRIEGFVLLAALAMVLWRQISGAKIERPEQIEGAEPGATGRQIAIWLIGGLVALPVGAHLLVVGASDIARLMGISEAVIGLTLVAIGTSLPEMAASVASAVRGRADLALGNVVGSNIFNILAILGITSVVAPLPVPPQMLQLDLWVMLGSSLLIAPFLFRGIPMTRPVGAAFLAAYAAYVWVLL encoded by the coding sequence GTGATCGTTGATCTGTTGCTGGTGCTTGCCGGGTTGCTGCTGTTGGTTTTGGGTGGCGATCTACTGGTCAAAGGGGCGGTGAACCTGTCACTGAGATTGGGTGTGGCACCGATCGTTGTCGGGTTGACGGTGGTGGCGTTCGGCACCTCTGCGCCCGAACTGCTGGTTTCGCTCTCGGCGGCGCTGAGGGGGTCGACAGATATTGCGCTCGGCAATGCCGTTGGTTCGAATATCGCGAATGTGCTGATCATCCTGGGCGCCTCTGCCGTGGTTTCGGGAATTGTCACGAAGGGGCATGACCTGCGCGAAAGCTGGATAATGATGATCGCGGCCTCTGCGCTGGTGATCGCGCTGGCTTTCACTGGCGAGATCGGGCGGATCGAGGGCTTCGTGCTGCTGGCCGCGCTGGCGATGGTGCTATGGCGGCAGATTTCGGGCGCCAAGATCGAACGGCCGGAGCAGATCGAAGGGGCCGAGCCGGGCGCGACGGGCCGACAGATCGCGATCTGGCTGATCGGTGGGCTGGTCGCCCTTCCGGTGGGCGCGCATCTGCTCGTCGTCGGTGCAAGCGATATTGCCCGGCTGATGGGGATAAGCGAGGCGGTGATCGGGCTGACGCTGGTCGCCATTGGCACGTCGCTGCCGGAGATGGCGGCTTCGGTCGCTTCGGCGGTGCGTGGTCGGGCGGATCTGGCGCTTGGCAATGTGGTCGGCTCGAACATCTTCAATATTCTGGCCATTCTTGGTATCACCTCTGTCGTCGCGCCATTGCCGGTTCCGCCGCAGATGTTGCAGCTTGACCTGTGGGTGATGCTGGGCAGTTCGCTGCTGATCGCGCCGTTCCTGTTTCGCGGCATCCCGATGACGCGGCCGGTCGGAGCGGCGTTTCTGGCCGCCTACGCGGCTTATGTCTGGGTGTTGCTATGA
- a CDS encoding SDR family oxidoreductase, with amino-acid sequence MSVALVTGGARRLGRAMALCLAGRGHDVAIHYDRSADEAEETAADVRALGVSAQAFQADLLDEGTTAALIPQVVERMGRLAVLVNNASIFDYDNIHSATMASWDRHIGSNLRAPFQLIQAFAAQAAPVGADEGGEPVARGLVVNMVDQRVLKPTPEFMTYSLAKAGLWALTRTAAQALAPEIRVNAIGPGPTMIGARQSEEHFAAQRAATILQRGANPGDVTDALTYFLDAKAVTGQLICVDGGQHLGWQTPDIQGRG; translated from the coding sequence ATGAGCGTTGCGCTGGTGACCGGAGGAGCGAGGCGTTTGGGGCGTGCGATGGCGCTCTGCTTGGCCGGGCGTGGTCATGATGTTGCAATTCATTACGATCGCTCTGCCGATGAGGCTGAAGAGACTGCGGCCGACGTTCGTGCCTTGGGGGTGTCGGCACAGGCCTTTCAGGCCGATCTGCTGGACGAGGGTACTACCGCCGCGCTGATTCCCCAAGTGGTCGAGCGGATGGGCCGTCTGGCGGTGCTCGTGAACAATGCCTCGATCTTCGACTACGATAATATCCACAGCGCCACGATGGCGAGTTGGGACCGTCATATCGGGTCGAATCTGCGGGCGCCGTTCCAGTTGATACAGGCTTTTGCTGCGCAGGCCGCCCCCGTCGGGGCCGATGAAGGGGGCGAGCCCGTCGCGCGCGGCCTGGTGGTCAATATGGTCGATCAGCGGGTGCTGAAGCCAACGCCGGAATTCATGACCTATTCGCTGGCAAAGGCGGGGCTGTGGGCTCTGACCCGCACCGCTGCACAGGCGCTCGCGCCGGAGATAAGGGTGAATGCGATCGGGCCCGGCCCCACCATGATCGGGGCACGCCAGAGCGAAGAGCATTTCGCTGCACAGCGCGCCGCGACGATACTGCAACGCGGGGCGAATCCCGGAGATGTGACTGATGCGCTGACATATTTCCTGGATGCCAAGGCGGTTACCGGGCAATTGATCTGTGTCGATGGGGGCCAGCATCTGGGCTGGCAGACACCGGATATCCAGGGCCGGGGTTAA
- the uvrC gene encoding excinuclease ABC subunit UvrC translates to MNQKTGHALIHDYLRTLERSPGVYRMLDAQGAVLYVGKARDLRARVSNYARNSGHSARIARMIRETCSMMFLTTRTETEALLLEQNLIKQLKPRYNVLLRDDKSFPNILVAKSHAFPQIKKHRGAKSEKGDYYGPFASAGAVNRTLNQLQRVFLLRNCTDAVFESRTRPCLLYQIKRCSAPCVGRISEREYAGLVSDAERFLQGKSTDIQATLAREMAEAAEAMEYERAAALRDRIKALTAVQSVQAINPRGVAEADIIALHMESGQACVQVFFIRGNQSWGNRDFYPRLGGAESPDEVMQAFLMQFYDDKPPPRMILLSHPPEDPELTAEVLGGRANRKVEVLVPQRGEKFELVTNALRNARESLARRMSESAAQQKLLEGTAEAFDLPAAPKRIEVYDNSHIQGSNAVGGMIVAGPEGYVKSQYRKFNIKGTEITPGDDFGMMKEVLTRRFQRLLKEDPDRQTEAWPDLLLIDGGAGQVSAVESILIELGVDDVPIIGVAKGVDRDHGKEEFHRPGRRPFALRMNDPVLYFIQRLRDEAHRWAIGTHRARRAKSVMANPLDEIAGVGAARKRALLAHFGSAKAVSRAGLPDLQAVEGISAALAQKVYDHFHAKG, encoded by the coding sequence ATGAACCAAAAGACCGGCCACGCGCTGATCCATGATTACCTTCGCACGCTCGAGCGCAGCCCCGGGGTTTACCGGATGCTGGATGCGCAAGGGGCGGTGCTCTATGTCGGCAAGGCGCGCGATCTGCGGGCGCGGGTGTCGAATTACGCGCGGAACTCAGGGCATTCGGCACGGATCGCGCGGATGATCCGCGAAACCTGCTCGATGATGTTCCTGACCACGCGGACCGAGACAGAGGCGCTGCTGCTGGAGCAGAACCTGATCAAGCAGCTCAAGCCGCGCTACAACGTGCTGCTGCGCGACGACAAGTCTTTCCCGAATATCCTGGTCGCCAAGTCGCATGCCTTTCCGCAAATCAAGAAGCATCGCGGCGCCAAATCGGAGAAGGGCGATTATTACGGCCCCTTTGCCAGCGCGGGGGCAGTGAACCGGACCCTGAACCAGTTGCAGCGGGTCTTCCTGCTGCGCAACTGCACGGATGCAGTATTCGAGTCCCGAACCCGCCCCTGTTTGCTCTATCAGATCAAGCGCTGTAGCGCTCCTTGCGTTGGTCGGATCTCGGAAAGGGAGTATGCCGGACTGGTCTCGGATGCCGAGCGGTTCCTGCAGGGCAAATCCACCGATATCCAGGCGACGCTGGCCCGAGAGATGGCCGAGGCTGCCGAGGCGATGGAATATGAACGCGCCGCCGCGCTGCGTGATCGGATCAAGGCGCTGACAGCAGTGCAATCGGTACAGGCCATCAACCCGCGCGGGGTGGCCGAGGCCGATATCATTGCGTTGCATATGGAAAGCGGGCAGGCCTGCGTGCAGGTGTTTTTCATCCGCGGCAATCAAAGCTGGGGGAATCGCGACTTCTATCCGCGTCTCGGGGGGGCTGAATCGCCGGACGAGGTGATGCAGGCCTTCCTGATGCAGTTCTATGACGACAAGCCGCCGCCCCGAATGATCCTGCTGTCTCACCCGCCAGAGGACCCGGAGCTGACCGCCGAGGTTCTGGGCGGGCGTGCGAACCGCAAGGTAGAGGTTCTGGTGCCGCAGCGGGGCGAGAAATTCGAGCTGGTGACAAATGCCCTGCGCAACGCCCGCGAAAGCCTCGCTCGCCGCATGTCGGAAAGTGCGGCACAGCAGAAACTACTCGAGGGGACTGCCGAGGCGTTCGACCTGCCTGCTGCTCCGAAGCGGATCGAGGTCTATGACAACAGCCATATCCAGGGCAGCAATGCCGTGGGGGGCATGATCGTCGCCGGACCGGAAGGTTATGTCAAAAGCCAGTATCGCAAGTTCAACATCAAGGGGACCGAGATCACGCCCGGCGATGATTTCGGTATGATGAAAGAGGTTCTGACCCGTCGGTTCCAGCGCCTGCTGAAGGAAGATCCCGACCGGCAGACCGAGGCATGGCCCGATCTGTTGCTGATCGATGGCGGTGCGGGGCAGGTCTCGGCGGTTGAAAGCATCCTGATCGAATTGGGCGTCGATGACGTTCCCATCATTGGTGTTGCCAAGGGCGTTGACCGCGATCACGGCAAGGAGGAGTTTCACCGCCCCGGCAGGCGTCCCTTTGCGCTGCGCATGAATGATCCGGTGCTGTATTTCATCCAAAGGCTGCGCGACGAGGCGCATCGATGGGCGATCGGCACGCATCGGGCGCGGCGGGCCAAATCGGTGATGGCCAACCCGCTGGACGAGATCGCTGGTGTGGGCGCGGCCCGCAAGCGCGCTTTGCTGGCCCATTTCGGTAGCGCCAAGGCGGTCAGCCGGGCAGGATTGCCGGATTTGCAGGCTGTCGAGGGGATCTCGGCGGCATTGGCGCAGAAAGTCTATGATCATTTCCATGCCAAGGGCTGA
- the pgsA gene encoding CDP-diacylglycerol--glycerol-3-phosphate 3-phosphatidyltransferase: MHWTVPNILTLLRLIAAPAVPLMFLYFHRPWADWAALALFLLAAITDWFDGYLARAWQQESRFGAAMDPIADKAMVVIAIVVITGYSGMNPWLILPAAVILFREVFVSGLREFLGANAKLLQVTRLAKWKTTFQMVAIAVLFLGTGLAYVETGRPPLVGEGELPWSDSWSDLASQLGLLLIWMAAVLTGWTGWEYFVKALPYLREPKDDA; the protein is encoded by the coding sequence ATGCATTGGACCGTCCCGAATATCCTGACCCTGCTTCGGCTGATCGCGGCACCCGCCGTGCCGCTGATGTTCCTGTATTTCCATCGGCCCTGGGCGGATTGGGCGGCGCTGGCGCTGTTCCTGCTGGCGGCCATCACCGACTGGTTCGATGGCTACCTGGCGCGTGCCTGGCAGCAGGAAAGCCGGTTCGGTGCCGCGATGGACCCGATCGCCGACAAGGCAATGGTGGTGATCGCCATCGTGGTTATCACCGGCTATTCAGGGATGAACCCGTGGTTGATCCTGCCTGCGGCGGTGATCTTGTTCCGCGAGGTCTTCGTTTCGGGGCTGCGCGAATTCCTGGGGGCTAATGCCAAGCTTTTGCAGGTTACCAGGCTGGCGAAATGGAAAACCACATTCCAGATGGTCGCGATTGCCGTATTGTTCCTCGGCACGGGGCTTGCCTATGTCGAAACCGGCCGCCCGCCATTGGTCGGCGAGGGGGAGTTGCCATGGTCCGACAGCTGGTCCGATCTGGCCTCTCAGCTTGGATTGCTGCTGATCTGGATGGCGGCGGTGCTGACGGGCTGGACCGGTTGGGAATATTTCGTCAAGGCGCTACCCTATCTGCGGGAGCCGAAAGATGACGCTTGA
- the moaD gene encoding molybdopterin converting factor subunit 1, with protein sequence MTLDILYFAWLRERIGQPRERVETDAATIRDLVAELAACDEWHAAAFADMSAVRCAVDQQLAELDTPLAGSREVAFFPPMTGG encoded by the coding sequence ATGACGCTTGATATCCTGTATTTCGCCTGGTTGCGCGAACGCATCGGCCAGCCCCGCGAGCGGGTCGAGACCGACGCCGCCACCATCCGCGATCTGGTGGCCGAACTTGCCGCATGTGACGAATGGCATGCCGCGGCCTTTGCCGACATGTCGGCGGTGCGTTGCGCCGTCGACCAGCAACTGGCCGAGCTAGACACACCGCTGGCGGGAAGCCGCGAGGTGGCCTTCTTCCCGCCCATGACCGGAGGATGA
- a CDS encoding molybdenum cofactor biosynthesis protein MoaE, with translation MTARVQTAPFDLAAEMRGFGEGAGAIVTFSGVVRDDNGRMTALEIEHYPGMTERALNDYGQEAARRFDLTDWRIIHRHGHLAVGEQIMMVATAARHRRAAFDAADYLMDWLKSRAPFWKREIAHDGSGKWVEAKTSDEEALTRW, from the coding sequence ATGACCGCCCGCGTCCAGACCGCTCCATTCGATCTGGCCGCAGAGATGCGCGGCTTTGGCGAGGGCGCCGGTGCCATCGTTACCTTCTCGGGCGTTGTACGCGACGACAATGGTCGGATGACCGCGCTGGAGATAGAGCATTACCCCGGCATGACCGAGCGCGCCCTGAACGATTACGGGCAAGAGGCCGCCCGGCGCTTTGATCTCACCGACTGGCGGATCATCCATCGTCACGGTCACCTTGCCGTAGGCGAGCAGATCATGATGGTCGCCACAGCCGCCCGTCACCGTCGCGCGGCATTCGATGCCGCCGATTACTTGATGGATTGGCTGAAATCCCGCGCGCCTTTCTGGAAGCGCGAGATTGCCCACGATGGCAGCGGAAAATGGGTCGAGGCCAAAACCAGCGATGAAGAGGCCCTGACGCGGTGGTGA
- a CDS encoding glutamate--cysteine ligase, which produces MSIPQQGGGPIESRDQLAAYLADGEKPRDAWRIGTEHEKFGYCKDKQLPLPYEGDCSIKAMLTGLQERFGWSPVEEQGNIIGLERDGANVSLEPGGQLELSGAPLETIHQTCDEVNQHLAEVKTVADEIGAGFIGLGAAPIWTQDQMPMMPKGRYRLMTDYMDRVGTLGKQMMYRTCTVQVNLDFASEPDMVQKLRVALSLQPVANALFANSPFLDGKPNGMKSWRAHIWQNLDDARTGMLPFVFEDGFGYDAWVDYVLDVPMYFVYRDGRYVDALGQSFRDFLQGKLPALPGEIPTLSDWADHLTTVFPEARLKKFIEMRGADGGPWRRLCALPALWVGLTYDQEALDAAWDLVKGWDHETREGLRRAAGKHALAGEAGGIRMHDLAREVLAIAEQGLKNRRREGAGGLVPDETHFLNALRESIDTGKVPADELLDKYKGDWHGDLSKIYAEYSY; this is translated from the coding sequence ATGTCTATTCCCCAACAGGGCGGAGGCCCGATCGAAAGCCGCGATCAACTGGCGGCTTATCTTGCCGACGGAGAGAAGCCCCGCGATGCGTGGCGGATCGGCACCGAGCACGAGAAATTCGGCTATTGCAAGGACAAGCAGCTGCCGCTTCCCTATGAGGGCGATTGTTCGATCAAGGCGATGTTGACCGGCCTGCAGGAGCGGTTCGGCTGGAGCCCGGTCGAGGAGCAGGGCAACATCATCGGGCTGGAACGCGACGGGGCCAATGTCAGCCTTGAACCCGGCGGCCAACTCGAACTTTCCGGCGCGCCGCTGGAGACCATCCACCAGACCTGCGACGAGGTGAACCAGCATCTGGCCGAAGTGAAGACCGTTGCCGACGAGATCGGCGCGGGCTTCATTGGCCTGGGCGCCGCGCCGATCTGGACGCAGGATCAGATGCCGATGATGCCCAAGGGACGCTATCGGCTGATGACCGATTACATGGATCGCGTCGGCACCCTGGGCAAGCAGATGATGTATCGCACCTGCACCGTGCAGGTGAACCTGGATTTCGCCTCCGAACCCGACATGGTGCAGAAACTGCGCGTGGCGTTGTCGCTGCAGCCGGTGGCAAATGCTCTTTTCGCCAATTCGCCCTTCCTCGACGGCAAGCCCAATGGCATGAAAAGCTGGCGCGCGCATATCTGGCAGAATCTGGACGATGCGCGGACCGGGATGCTGCCCTTCGTCTTCGAAGATGGTTTCGGATATGATGCCTGGGTGGATTACGTCCTCGATGTGCCGATGTATTTCGTCTATCGCGACGGGCGCTATGTCGACGCGCTCGGCCAAAGTTTCCGCGACTTCCTGCAGGGCAAGCTTCCGGCATTGCCGGGCGAGATCCCGACCCTGTCGGACTGGGCCGATCACCTGACCACGGTATTCCCCGAGGCGCGGCTCAAGAAATTCATCGAGATGCGCGGTGCCGATGGTGGCCCGTGGCGCAGGCTGTGTGCCTTGCCCGCGCTATGGGTCGGGTTGACTTATGATCAGGAGGCGCTGGACGCGGCATGGGACCTGGTGAAGGGCTGGGATCACGAGACCCGCGAGGGGCTGCGGCGTGCGGCGGGCAAACATGCCCTGGCCGGAGAGGCGGGCGGCATCCGCATGCATGACCTGGCACGCGAAGTGCTGGCCATCGCCGAGCAGGGGTTGAAGAATCGTCGCCGCGAGGGTGCGGGCGGATTGGTTCCGGACGAGACGCATTTCCTGAATGCCCTCAGGGAAAGCATCGATACCGGTAAGGTGCCCGCCGATGAGTTGCTGGACAAATACAAAGGTGATTGGCACGGCGATCTGTCGAAAATCTATGCCGAATATTCCTACTGA
- the plsY gene encoding glycerol-3-phosphate 1-O-acyltransferase PlsY yields the protein MSLILWTVLGYLIGSIPFGMVIARVMGLGDLRQIGSGNIGATNVLRTGNKPAALATLLLDSGKGAIAVLLARYFAGDVAAMLAGGAAFLGHCFPVWLGFRGGKGVATFLGTLIALHWPLGLGACAIWLLTAIISRISSLSALMAAAFAPVLAWAMGRSDLILVCLFIAALIFIRHKTNITRLLDGSEPRIGKR from the coding sequence ATGAGCCTGATCCTGTGGACGGTTCTTGGTTATCTGATTGGCTCCATCCCCTTCGGAATGGTCATTGCCCGCGTGATGGGATTGGGCGATCTGCGTCAGATCGGCTCGGGCAATATCGGGGCGACAAATGTCTTGCGCACGGGCAACAAGCCCGCCGCATTGGCGACTCTGCTGCTGGATTCCGGCAAGGGAGCCATCGCCGTTCTTCTGGCGCGCTACTTCGCCGGAGACGTCGCGGCCATGTTGGCGGGCGGGGCGGCCTTTCTGGGCCATTGCTTCCCGGTCTGGCTTGGCTTCAGGGGCGGCAAGGGCGTCGCCACCTTTCTTGGCACATTGATCGCATTGCACTGGCCCCTGGGGCTGGGTGCCTGCGCCATCTGGCTTCTGACCGCGATCATCAGCCGCATCAGCAGCCTTTCGGCATTGATGGCCGCCGCCTTTGCGCCGGTGTTGGCATGGGCCATGGGGCGGAGCGATCTGATCCTCGTCTGCCTGTTCATCGCAGCGCTGATCTTTATCCGTCATAAGACCAATATCACCCGGCTGCTGGACGGATCGGAACCCCGGATCGGCAAAAGGTAA
- the pyrC gene encoding dihydroorotase, with amino-acid sequence MTTLFTNARLIDPEAQTDAPGSLLVRDGRIEGIGAPDEPAPEGATVIDCRGSALAPGLVDWGVKIGEPGERHKESFRSAGLAAAAGGVTTLIARPDTLPPIDTPESLEFVTRRALDAPVNILHMAALTKGREGREMVELGFLTDLGAVAFSDGVRVVTDTKLLSRCMTYARGTGALIVGHPQEAGLSKGAAATSGKFSSLYGIPSVSPMAEVMGLDRDLSLVAMTRCRWHADQITTARALPALTRARDAGLDVTAGISIHHLTLNEYDVGDYRTFFRFTPPLRSEDDRQAMVQAVADGSIDVIASFHTPQDEESKRLPFEAAAPGAVGLQTLLPAAMRLYHQGGLSLPQLWRALTLNPARRLGLEAGRLTNRAPADLVLFDPDAPFVLDRFKLLSKSKNTPFDGARMEGRVLGTWVGGKRVFGGET; translated from the coding sequence ATGACGACCCTCTTCACCAATGCCCGCCTGATCGACCCCGAGGCGCAGACCGACGCCCCGGGCAGCCTCTTGGTCAGGGATGGCCGGATCGAGGGGATCGGCGCCCCCGATGAGCCTGCCCCCGAAGGCGCAACCGTGATCGACTGCCGAGGCAGCGCGCTAGCCCCCGGACTGGTCGATTGGGGCGTCAAGATCGGCGAGCCGGGAGAGAGGCACAAGGAAAGCTTCCGCAGCGCCGGCCTCGCGGCGGCGGCAGGTGGCGTGACCACCCTGATTGCCCGACCCGACACATTGCCGCCCATCGACACACCGGAATCGTTGGAGTTCGTGACCCGGCGCGCCTTGGACGCGCCCGTGAACATCCTTCACATGGCCGCGCTGACCAAGGGCCGCGAAGGCCGCGAGATGGTCGAGCTTGGGTTTCTCACCGATCTTGGTGCCGTTGCTTTCAGCGACGGCGTCCGCGTCGTCACCGACACCAAGCTGCTGTCGCGCTGCATGACCTATGCAAGGGGCACGGGCGCACTGATCGTCGGACATCCGCAGGAGGCGGGACTGTCGAAAGGCGCGGCGGCGACCAGCGGAAAATTCTCCTCGCTCTACGGCATTCCATCGGTGTCACCCATGGCAGAGGTCATGGGACTGGACCGTGATCTTTCACTGGTCGCCATGACCCGATGCCGCTGGCATGCGGACCAGATCACCACCGCACGCGCCCTGCCCGCGCTGACCCGCGCACGCGATGCAGGGCTGGACGTGACGGCGGGGATCTCGATCCATCATCTGACATTGAACGAATATGACGTGGGGGATTACCGCACGTTCTTTCGCTTCACCCCTCCGCTACGCTCCGAGGATGATCGGCAGGCAATGGTGCAGGCGGTGGCGGATGGAAGCATTGATGTGATCGCCAGTTTTCACACCCCGCAGGACGAGGAATCCAAGCGCCTGCCCTTCGAAGCTGCCGCGCCGGGCGCAGTGGGGTTGCAGACCCTGCTGCCTGCGGCGATGCGGCTTTATCACCAGGGCGGGCTGTCATTGCCGCAGCTTTGGCGAGCCCTGACGCTGAACCCGGCCCGCAGGCTAGGGCTGGAAGCAGGGCGGCTCACCAACCGCGCCCCCGCCGACCTGGTCCTGTTCGATCCGGACGCCCCCTTTGTTCTCGACCGTTTCAAACTGCTTTCGAAATCCAAGAACACTCCATTCGACGGCGCCCGGATGGAGGGACGCGTGCTCGGCACATGGGTCGGCGGCAAGCGCGTATTCGGAGGCGAGACATGA
- a CDS encoding aspartate carbamoyltransferase catalytic subunit — protein sequence MTFRARHLLGIDHLAPSEISTLLDLAEEYVALNQRTVKHSDALAGMTQINMFFENSTRTQASFELAGKRLGADVMNMAMAHSSVKKGETLIDTALTLNAMHPDLLVVRHGHSGAVNLLAEKVNCAVINAGDGRHEHPTQALLDALTIRRAKGRLQRLTVAICGDIAHSRVARSNLILLGKMENRIRLIGPSTLMPSGVEEMGVELYEDMREGLKGADVVMMLRLQRERMDGGFIPSEREYYHRWGLDPEKLALAADDAIVMHPGPMNRGVEIDGTIADDINRSVIQDQVEMGVAVRMAALDLLARNLRAERGRAAAGVTV from the coding sequence ATGACATTCCGCGCCCGTCATCTTCTGGGCATAGACCACCTCGCACCGTCCGAAATTTCCACCCTGCTGGACCTGGCCGAGGAATATGTCGCCCTGAACCAGCGCACGGTGAAACATTCCGACGCGTTGGCGGGGATGACCCAGATCAACATGTTCTTCGAGAATTCAACCCGCACGCAGGCCAGTTTCGAGCTCGCGGGAAAGCGGCTCGGAGCCGATGTGATGAACATGGCCATGGCGCATTCCAGCGTGAAGAAAGGCGAGACGCTGATCGACACGGCGCTGACGCTGAATGCCATGCATCCCGATCTGCTGGTCGTGCGCCATGGTCATTCCGGCGCGGTGAACCTTCTGGCAGAAAAGGTGAATTGCGCTGTCATCAATGCCGGCGACGGGCGGCACGAGCATCCCACACAGGCATTGCTGGACGCGCTGACCATCCGCCGCGCCAAGGGCAGACTGCAACGGCTGACCGTCGCCATCTGCGGCGACATCGCCCATAGCCGGGTGGCGCGCTCCAACCTGATCCTCCTGGGCAAGATGGAAAACCGCATCCGCCTGATCGGACCTTCGACGCTGATGCCCTCGGGCGTGGAAGAAATGGGGGTCGAGCTTTACGAGGACATGCGCGAGGGGTTGAAGGGTGCCGATGTCGTCATGATGCTACGCCTTCAGCGCGAGCGCATGGATGGCGGCTTCATCCCCTCCGAGCGGGAATATTACCATCGTTGGGGGCTGGATCCCGAAAAGCTGGCTCTGGCCGCCGATGATGCCATTGTCATGCATCCCGGTCCGATGAATCGCGGTGTCGAGATCGATGGCACCATCGCCGACGATATCAACCGCAGCGTCATCCAGGATCAGGTCGAGATGGGCGTGGCCGTGCGCATGGCGGCGCTTGATCTGCTAGCACGGAACTTGCGCGCCGAACGGGGACGCGCGGCGGCGGGAGTGACAGTATGA